The DNA window GCTTTCATATAATACATACCTAACCAGTAATAAGATATATGGCTGCAAGGGCTGCAAGACACATTTGAGTACGCACGAGGAGATCATTTCACGGGTTCGttttttccctcttcttctattTCCCTTATGCGTTTCTTCTTCAGTATATCtatatctgtatctgtatctatACCTATGTCCATCCTCCCTTCCCCGCACAGTTCCCAACTCCCAATCCTCACATGATATCACATCCTCGCTCTTctcccccttcctcttctccccccAGCATCTCCAGCCTTTCCAGCACCCCAAACTAACCCTTCACAGAATTTCCGCGGCCAACACGGAAAAGCGTATCTCTTCGGCACCGTTGTCAATATCCTCCCAGGCGACCCCTCAGAAAGAAACATGACGACCGGTCGCCACATCGTCAGAGACATAACCTGTAAGCGCTGTAATGAGTGTGTGGGCTGGAAATACGACAAGGCGTATGAAGCTAGCGAGAAGTACAAGGAGGGAAAATACATCCTGGAGGCGGAGCTTTTGTGTAATGTTTGTTAGTGGAGGGCGTGAAATTGCAGggagagatgatgaggaaagaggaaggaaatggtGGGATGGTAGAGAATGAAAGGCGAACGGAAACATGGAGTCCGGCATCAGGATTTCCTTTACTTTTAAACACACTCGATCGACCACACAGCGACTACATGTCTGGAGTTAAGAGTTTCGAGAGCGGGCTATGCTATTGGGTCGGGGGTTTGCGTTACAGATGAGATggtgttttttgttttcctttcttcatcatgggAGTGTCTATGGGTTTCATTTGGGAGAAAGGAAGGATGGGAATGGCgatatggatgtggatatggatatggatatggatacgGTATTAGGAGGCATGCAATTTCCCTGAAAGACTGATTGGTCGTTACTTGAGATACGTACAGAATATTTATGCAATGATCTGATTTAATCTGACtcgatatgatatgattatTTAGGGGATGTATTTCGGGTGCTAGGTTATGGATACGGCTATTTATGATGCTACCCGCAGATTTGGCAGAGGAGGAAAGGTAACCAGAGTAAAGGTTATGCTGAAGATGTTTCGACTGCCACGCAGGCTCGCGATTGAGGATTCGGAGCGGAAGGAGCTTGTCCTCCGATTTATAAAGTACTAGGTGTATGATGTAATGAGCATGTCAAAAGTGCTTCCGATGGTTGTATAGTGGTACCAGTATATCTATCCGTATTTGAGAATTGCGTGCCTCCCTTCAACATGCGATGTCCGATCTACCTCCTCCAGGATCCCACAGAATGATCGGAACGTCTCCAGCTTCTGTGATTTAACCACAAGGAATTCCTTTCAAATCGTGGAGCATATCCTTTTTTTAAGGGCTTCCATGCAGTGTCTTCTCGGTGTATACTttgtatatgatatgatgatctCGGCAGGGTTGGTAGGGTCGAATTGCGAAGGTTATGCTTTAGATATAACACCTAACATTTCAGCGCATTGAAATTGTTCGATTGTCAGGTCATCTTATTTGCGAGTGAGCTCTTCATGCTGACAACAAATCTGCAGTGCAATAATCGAGATTCAAAGACTTCGGCCGAGTTGTTGGAAAATTCTGCGAACCAAAAGTTGTAAGGCAGCTCTGTTGTTCATCATTCCATGACACCTAACCATCCGAGTCATTCGGATGTTGAGATGACTCCTGGAATAGTAATCCACTCAAACCGCCTTCAATTCTGTCGAGGCTTCACAATTCCATCATGCATGATATAATACACGATCGTACTATCATCATGCAACGTCGCCAAAAGTATCCTCTTCTGTCTATTTTCTCCCTGCCATTTTCCTCCCACAATCTCCTCGCCATCCTCTTGAGaaccttcccttccctcaGCTCCAGACCCAGGAGGCACAGTTCCCACCGCGTCAAACACCTCTGCAAAGCGTGCCAAACTCCATTTTTCCTCAAGGTGCGTAGGTAAGACCCATTCGCGCTCGGGCAATTGCGCAATGGTTTCTCCAGAAGAATGCTCGGCTTTGAGAATGGCGACTTGCTCGTCGGGGTGGATGTAGGCGCGTCGGGGTGGCAATCCGGAGATTAGAGGACGAGGAAGACGGTGCGAGGTTAGAGGGGAGTGCGTATGGATTGTGAGCGAGGTCCAGTCGTGTTGGAGTTGCAGGTTTTGGAGAATGGTGGTTGCAAGATGGTGGAGGTAGGCGGGGTGGGTGGTTTCGACGGTGGTGGGTGTTTGGGTGTTCAGGAGATTCTGGAGGGCGGAATTGGGCGGGAGGGAAGTGGTAGGAGAAGTGGTGGAGGGCATTTTATGAATAGGGTTCTGTTTGATTAAGGAAGGTTGAAGAATTGTGTTCAGAGACTCATTCGCTATGTTGTATTTTGCGACAATCAATGACTTTTTCTTATCACAAATTTGTACACATCTCATTCTTTCGCGGGGCTGAACGAGATTTAGGCGGGGGaaatttttatcttttaagGAAGGCGGTCTATGATATTTCATCAGCCTTATGCAAGGCTGAGATATTAAACTTCTAGATCTTGTTACTATTGTTCCTTCCGTCGAAATAAAAAGAGCGACATACTTTTCTATCCAAACATTTACTCAAGACTACCTTTCTATTTCTTACAGCGCTACATTTGAGCACCTACGGGAAGCTCTAGATTCTATTTCAACCATTTCAGATTTCTCGAGAAGATGGGTTCCTTGAATGCTttttgagagagaaataTACACATTCATTACAACTTAAGCAGCTGAGGTTGCGCATGATAACCACAAAAGCCAATAAATCCTAGATGAAAAGTCTGAGAATTAATACAGCCTGTGAGAGACATCGATATCTTTAGAATATCCGACAAAATGTCTGGTTACTCTCATGACATATCACCGGCTCATGCTTTCACTGGTCAAGGTCACCAATACCCGGATCCAGAAGCAAGCCAAAGTCAAAATTTAATATGGCCTACTCATGCTTCAACCCCAGCGCAAGACACCGGTGTTCATAGCCTGGACAATGCAAGGGCCGAATTTGCGGCAGCAAGTACGGAGCAGAGAAACCAGAGACGAGAGCAGGTGGAGGGTGTGGATGATATTCTAGATATGGATTTTGGGTAAGTCTAGTTTGGGAGAAGAGCGTATGTTGGCAACTTGTTTAACATTGTTATAGTGGTGATTCAGATGACTCTGATCCTGATTATCGGGAATTTGGTAAAGGGATTCGTAAGATGCAAAATGAGGTGCGTCAGGCTAGACACttggatagtgatgatgactCCGATGAAGCTCCCACTGGCCGAAAGAAAGGCAAAAAGCGCGGTGCCAAGGGAGGCAGAGGTCGTAGACCGGGTATTAGAGGTCCACGGAAAGCAGCGGAGCCAACTGGTGATATCAAGTTACGGTTAGGTCAAGCCAATCATGCATTCTTGAATGGGCGTTGTGAAGAAGCTAGAGATATAGCTGCAGAAATTGTTCGAATTAATGCAGAGACTTACGAAGCATGGACTTTACTATCCGCTTGCTTCAAGGAATTAGGCGAGTACAATTCGGCTGTCAAGGCTCTGATGGTTGCTGCGACTTGGAGGCCGAAACATCCCGGTGCTTGGTATGCTGCCTTGAATTTTGCTTTGAATGAGACGGGCGATCTAAGATCAGAGTTTCTTATCTCTGCGCAATACGCTGCTCAGCAGATACTTAGAGCAGATTCACAAGATCTGGAGGCTCGGAGAATCAAAGCTTCTCTCATGCTTGAGCGAAGGAACCTTAGTCACGCGGCCAAAGAATATGAGATTATTCTTAAGCGTTGCCCGTTCGATACGGAAGTTATTCAAACATTAGCGTCCATTTACGTTGATCGAGGGCAGGTAGAAGTCGCCATGAAACTTTACACAAGAACCCTCgataaattcaagaaagcCGATGTAGAAATTGACACACCCTTTGGCTGGACAGATGCCTATGCATATGTCGAACTTTTTGGGCTGATGGAAAAATACACCGAAGGTATCAAAGAGCTCAGGTCGGTAGCCCGTTGGCTAGTTGGAAGAGGTGAAGAGGATTTTTGGGACCAATTCGTTGATGATGATCGAGAATGGGACGATGATCATATTAGAAGATCTGAATGTTCCCAATTTGATGCCAAGACATTTCCATTAGACACATATGGTCCAGGCTTGCCCGTCGAGCTACGAGTCAAACTTGGACTATACCGATTATTCCTCGGTCATTACACAGAGGCTATGGTAAGCCAGCTCACTCTCCCTCATGTAAAAGTGTTTCTAACATACCCAGCGTCATTTTAGTTATCTTAAAACCTCTGACTATAATGGCCAAGGTcttattgaagaatttcctcACCTTTTTGAAGAAGTCGCTGATACTTTGGCCGAAAAGGGCTATAACAAGGATGCTTTGGATTACTATTTACCATTGGCACCAGGCGTTGGTTCCGAAGGTTCTTCGCTGCAATTCAAGATGGGTAAGTGCTGGCTTGGTGAAAAGTCTGACCAAGAGGCCGAACTCTGCTTTCAAAATGCAGTACAAATGGAGGTGGACAACATTCCAGCAAGGATGGAGCTCGCTAAACTTTATGAAAGACTAAACGAAAAGGACCAGTCTTTCATGTATGTAAATGAAATCATAGCAATTCGACGAACACAACGTCAAAATGAGAACCCATCATTTGGAACAGGATCCTCCGACCCTGCGCCTTCTAAGAAGACACGTAGGAAACATACATCATTCCCTGGCATTCGGAGAGGACAGTCTCGTTATGCGCCACGCAGGCTCCTTAATCCGGCcgaaaggaagaaggaagaggcCGCCAGAGCGGAACATCTACAGGACCAATATTCTATTATGAAAACAGAACTTGAACAGATGAGAGCTGGGGATCCAACGGCAACCTACAAGTGGATGGAGGCTGCTGAAGATCTTATTGATGATTTTCGAGCCTTCAAAACATTTTATCCTTGGGATAAATATGTCAAATTCTTGGGTTATACTCACGATGATAAATTTCAAGCGGAGACAAAACTGGAGACTGATTTGACGGAGATGGCTGATCGATTATCAAAAAGTAAGAGAACGCTTCCCATCCCTTGACTCTACTTACAAATTATTGACGCTTTTAGAACTCGGAGCCGATGCCGAAGACAGGACTAGTGCTTCATCTGCTAGTATTCCAGCTGATTATCGGGGTATCTCGTTCAGCTCTTGGCTAGATATATTTCTCGAGTATGCAATATGTCTCGCGAAGGACGGGCATGATCGAGAGTCATATGAGATTTGCGAATCTGCTAGGGACGCCATTGTCTTCTATCATAAGCGCGAGGATATGTTCTTGATTCATGTATGCTGGGGCAGTAAGTTGATAGGTTTTTGAGAAGTTAACATTCTTACTAATTGCTATACAGCTTGTGCTTTACTCTGTAATGACGAGGAAATGTGTATCAGAGTGGCGAGATATTTTATGagagaatatcaattcaCCACAGATTCTTACAGAATGTACGCAGCCATTGCGAGGTTGTGTCAATCGCCAGTCTCGTGGTATTGTTCAGGCCCCGAACAAAAGTATATGCTTCGTCAAGTCAAGGCCATGGATTTCAATCTCGTCGATAAATCTCGTCGTCAAAGAGGCTATGCAGAGAAAGCTGGCTACACATCGCAGGACAAGGACGGAAAACCAATCCTTAACGATGATATGGACGTCGCTCTCCTAATGTTATACGGCCATATCCTTTACTCGGGAACAAGTTATGCCTACTCTTTAAGTACTTCAACccaaattgatatattggaCAGATCATTCTGCTAACGAAATAAATCGTAGACTATTTCCTGAGAGCTTATGCACTTGATCCAAACAACGCTATAATAAATCTGAACATAGGCCTTGCTTACGTTCATCACTCGCTCAAGAGACAAGCAGATAACAGACAATTCATGATCCTTCAAGGTCTGACGTTCCTTTTCGATTATTATAACTCACGCATACAGTCAACCATTCTCGAGGAACGTCAGGAGGCTCATTATAATTTGGCCAGAGTTTATCATATGCTTGGTGTCTCGCACCTTGCGATAAAATACTACCTTCGTGTACTGAAAGAGGCCGACGACCAGGAGAGCTCAcgagaagatattgaaattgatactgcatacaatctcaaaattctttgtATGGTCACAGGTAATAAGAAATTGGCAAATGTCATAGCCAGGAAATGGCTCGTAATTTAATCGATTGGATTTTCGCAAATTCTCCGAATGAATGGTACGAAGCGGGCCGGGCGGAAAAGGGGcgaattaaataatttgagTTTGTGCATCCCTCTTCCGGTCCAATTTTATAATCTGCACAATGCAATCTAACTGGAGAATATCAGTTTTGCAGGACATTGATCAAGAAGCCCGATGCCGCATTTAGGGCACTATTATAGTAGCCGCAGTGACCCTGCATTATATAGATGCGCGAAGTGGGTTATCGGGTTGATTGGAGAGTATTAAACCGGCTCGCGAGTCGTGAAACCACTTACATATATCAGCGCAAAACCTCCAACGGCAATAAATTTTAAACTTTTTTCCACAAGTTGGTGAACAGACTCAACagaatctttttgaaagtGCAGATTAATTCTCAAAACGTTGCTCAGACGTAATATCCGAGTCAAGCAGTGCAGTTCATCAATACTATTATAGGGCTAGGTATCTTTTGGATGGAATCTTGGATGGAAGCTTCGGCGTATACTTCGGTTTCATCTCCTACCGCGCTTGGTACCTGATTCTAGAATGCCATTTTGATTCCCAAACAAAATTCTCACATGATGACTAGCGATGTTTGATCgattttctttgaatatccCCACTGTTGTTGATGTTAGAAGGCACCATAAGATCTCAACCATCATGATTCCCTCCTTTGCCTCATCCCACGGCtgcttttcctttctcttacTTACGCCGCAAAAGGCTTACGACCATCGTATTAATCTGAAGCCAGCATAGCCTATTGTACCATTGCACATAGCTAAAGGCCTTTTACACGTTGAAACGCCTCAGGAGCACTAGCGTACTCTAGCTTCTTCAAGCGCTCTTGAAATCCTACCTATATGAAACAAGACAGCTCTTTGCCTTCGTAAAACGTGCTGTCTGATCTTTCTCGAAGGTTCAGAAACCCCAGATCATTAAGAGTACTTCCCCATTCAATAACATTTCAGGAATGTACTTTTTCTGAACATCAGCAGTATCACCTCCCTGCacatacaaatataaatatatatatatccatgtCTTCTACAACAGCGGGAGCTGGTGAGGGCGGAGCTCCGCAGTTACCAGTTATAGGAGTTGGTCAGAATCATAGCGAAATCCCGCCGGTCGTCAACGAAGccgaaaagaaagaagaaggaagacCTTTAACTCCAGGTTCAAGTGCGAATGTTACTCTGAATGGAGCAGTTGGGGGTGCGGAACACACAAACGAGGCACCTAGTATCAACGTCATCGATCCGCACAATAATACTATTGAAGAAATACCAGCATACCTTCCGGCCGAAACCGTAGACAATGGAAATGCCATCTTCAACGCTACACAGGCTCTCGCTTCAGATTCTGACAACGCAAGCAACGCTCTTGCAGCACCTCCGCCTTATGAAAAACTGGCACAAAAAAATCCGAAACCAACAGATCACCTCTCAATCACCATTGGACCGGCCGTTATCCTCCTATCCGACATCGTCTTCCCATGCATAATATACTACGTCTGGTTCGACATCCACCGCTCCCGCTGGGCCAAAGCTTGCGAAGCATATCCCAAAAACGAATGTCCGCTCGAAAAACCAGAATACGACAAAGACATTCTCGGCTATGCCATCATCTGTTTCGGATTCGGCGAACTCTACATCCTGATCGTGCGCGTCGCACGACTTCTCAAGTATCGTGATCTCTGTGCCCCGCTGCTCTCGAGATCCAAATGGGAATTGGATGCCACGTCTTGGGTATACGGTGTTTCGATGCTGATGGCGCTCATCCCATTTGTGGTGGGAAGCGAACTCGAGATTCCGGAACTGTATCTCTATTCTCCGGGCTTCCTGATGAGTTTCCTCGGTATCGTCATGGTGATCTCACTTATCCCGTTTAAGATTCCTATCGGTATCAATTCTCACGCGCGGGGTTCGCCCATGCGTCCATTTATATACTATGCGGCGGAAGATTTCATCGCGGTGGATGGATTGCAGGATCGAGAGTTTCGAGTGCGATATAATGCACGATATGATTCATCGCCAGGGTTTCGAAGGATGTTTTTACATCTGACGTTGTGGTGGATTTCGGGCGTCCTCGTCTATCTGGGCTGTTTGAGCGCGGTGATTTGGTCGCTAGAATTTCATTATGCGTTTGGATTGTCGTTGGGGGTGCTGTTTGCTTATTTGGCTATTTGGGCGCTGTCGAGTTATTATTGGGTCGACAGAGtaatgaagaaggaaaagcgAGCGTATGAGGAGAGGGTGGCGAAGTgttgatgtatatataggATCATGGGCTTGAGGTTTAGATATTTGGATATAGGGAAATGCGGGTTCCGGCACATAAAGAACCATTAGCGAATGCCTTTAAACtttcttgagattttggagatTCATACATATCGTTATAATAGAAGATACATTTTTGGAAccttttcatctttttttttgtgggATTATTTACATGGTTTTGAAATATACATATTAACAAGTGACAGCATGGAATTCCGTCATGGGAATCCGTTCCTTGCCTCCAATAGTACCGTATTCGGGTATCTCCTCCAACGACCCTCCATGAGCATGATACTCGGGAATTTCCTCTAATGGCCCTCCACGTGCATGATATTCGGGAATTTCCTCTAGTGATCCTCCGTGGGAACGATACTCGGGAATATCCTCCATCGATTCCCCATCAGCGTGATATTCGCTACTCATCACAATCCTGCCCTTTTGATCCTGGGTCAATCCtatttcctcctcttcaagGTTCCTATTTGAACTCGTCACGCGACTATTTTGATACGCGTTTGCATCTTCCGAATCGGTTCTCCTCCTAAGTACAAtcttcccattctcatcctgAGTTAGATGCATTCGATCAACGTCAACTCTCTTCTGATCTTCTAAATCATTTTCGTCATCTTTTACGTCGCATCCTTGCAATATAAGAGTGAGCGTTCGTCGGTTCGTGCTCTTGGCTGATTTTCCTGGACCGTAGCTTTTGCCGTCGGCACCAGATCCTAGCTTTCTGGAGGCGAGAGAGGTGTGCATGTCATTTACGAGTGGTCGCATCAGCGGGATGGATTGCACGATTATGGTGCCAGCGACCTCGGCGGAATACCAGACCATAGACAGTCCTTGGCGCCCTGGTGATTTGTTAGACTGGGGGCGTGGAGGTtgtatggatatgaataGGGCaaggaatttgaagaagagggtAGAGATGATGTCACTTTAAAAACTTACAAAAATAGTAATCATTATAGGCATCGACACTTGGATCCTCCATCCAGGCAGTTCTTACAGCTGAGATGATGGCGATCACAACCCCAAGACTCATTGTGATGCAAAGAGCGATCTTCTCTTTCAgagatattttcaatttccatgtGACCATCCATGGGAATAGAGCCAGTATAAAGTCCGCCACAATGTTGAAGACTAGATGGCAAGGTTAGTGATCGACAATCTTATCATACGGATTTTGGCACCCACTATTTCCCCCAACCTTGATGTTATGAGCTGCTTGGTAATCCACGCAAAAACCAGGCATCCTCCACCAGTTCTGGTATCCGGATTTACCACAGTATTTGGACCAATCTACAAAGACTTTGAGGACGAGGAAGACgttgaggatgatgagagtGGCCACGCAAACAAATTTTTGCCAGGTATTTGTCATCCTTAGAAGAGTTACTGCAAATGCGGATTTGCTCCATGTTTGGCCGGCGGTAGTGAGGCAAGATGATATGGATACGAGAATCAGCATTCGATCATTCCAAGTCTTGACGACATATCCAGTCGCAAATTCGTAGGAAATGAATATGTCGGCTGTTAGAAGAACCACCTAGTACATGATGGTTAGCTAAACGAAGTTCGTGACTTGATATCTCAGAAGAGTGTATTCACCCAAGAAAGTATGAGTATATAGTCGTCCCACCAAAGGCCTTGCCTCCTTAGCTTGCACCAAAGTCGAAGAACAAGACACACAGTCGCACCTCCGAAAAGGGACCAAATGCCGGCATTGACCTCTTTCTCAGGGGATACAAAATGATGAACTGCGCGCGAAGAACTCATAATAATTCTAGTAGAATTTTCATCGTCATCCAAAGCAAGAGGAAGAGACGAAAAGTGATGGGCAAGATCCCACGCGGTTGTTGGATCTAGAATATTGTACAGATTGCGTAAGGCTAATTGTTGAGGGACTGCGCGAAGTAGATGCAAGTTTTCTAGAAATAAAACAATGGGAACGAAGGGCACGGGTCCATATCAACCCGGAGGATTTTTTGATCAATGGATACGAAAATACCAGGACCTAGGCACCTTTGAAGATAGTTCTGGGGGAGAAGCAAGAAAGACGAAGCTTTCCATGTACAAAAGCAATGGCTTTTCCCAATATCTATCCAATTGGGGTTCCATAAGCTTGGTAGATGAAACTGCGATGCATATTGCAGGTCAAAATACGGAACTGTCCGCGCATTCAGGATCTCAGATGGCGTTCTCTgttctcctctttcttctcctcactCCCTTCTCTCTGGAGCGGATATCAGGTACCAAAGTTAGATCCAGActagaaatttttatataccCTGCTGAAATCTGCAAGGGATCGATATAAGAAACGTGTCTTATGGGCCAGGCAGCTCGCTTGAATAGATTGGAGCCCCTCATCACTTTACCACATTTAGATGCACAATAATAATGAGTTCGCAAGGTCTAGTCGGATGTTAATTAAATTATAGCATCTGAGTACGTAGAATGGACGAATCAAACAAGATAGCCGACCATCGAACCATACACAATAGTGGAATTCTGCATGTGAATAAAGtgcagaggaagagaagtaaAGATTACATCGCAACAAGCTTTTCCTTTTGCTCCCGTGAATGGATTTAACAACATGGTTATTCCTTTTTGCGATGAGTAAAAAGGTGTCGTGATTACGAATTAAGGTTCTGGTGTTTCTAGTTTCGGAAAATTGGGTGTAGTAGGCTGAGTAGCACCGGCAGTATCAGTATCTAATCATAGCTAATCGCAACTAACTGTAGACTAAATCCTACAAGCTCAACTTGGTCATGGTGACCAAGACTTTTATCACACCATTgttcattttatattttcatgCCGGTTCTTGAAAGAGTT is part of the Botrytis cinerea B05.10 chromosome 10, complete sequence genome and encodes:
- the Bctfc4 gene encoding Bctfc4, which gives rise to MSGYSHDISPAHAFTGQGHQYPDPEASQSQNLIWPTHASTPAQDTGVHSLDNARAEFAAASTEQRNQRREQVEGVDDILDMDFGGDSDDSDPDYREFGKGIRKMQNEVRQARHLDSDDDSDEAPTGRKKGKKRGAKGGRGRRPGIRGPRKAAEPTGDIKLRLGQANHAFLNGRCEEARDIAAEIVRINAETYEAWTLLSACFKELGEYNSAVKALMVAATWRPKHPGAWYAALNFALNETGDLRSEFLISAQYAAQQILRADSQDLEARRIKASLMLERRNLSHAAKEYEIILKRCPFDTEVIQTLASIYVDRGQVEVAMKLYTRTLDKFKKADVEIDTPFGWTDAYAYVELFGLMEKYTEGIKELRSVARWLVGRGEEDFWDQFVDDDREWDDDHIRRSECSQFDAKTFPLDTYGPGLPVELRVKLGLYRLFLGHYTEAMRHFSYLKTSDYNGQGLIEEFPHLFEEVADTLAEKGYNKDALDYYLPLAPGVGSEGSSLQFKMGKCWLGEKSDQEAELCFQNAVQMEVDNIPARMELAKLYERLNEKDQSFMYVNEIIAIRRTQRQNENPSFGTGSSDPAPSKKTRRKHTSFPGIRRGQSRYAPRRLLNPAERKKEEAARAEHLQDQYSIMKTELEQMRAGDPTATYKWMEAAEDLIDDFRAFKTFYPWDKYVKFLGYTHDDKFQAETKLETDLTEMADRLSKKLGADAEDRTSASSASIPADYRGISFSSWLDIFLEYAICLAKDGHDRESYEICESARDAIVFYHKREDMFLIHVCWGTCALLCNDEEMCIRVARYFMREYQFTTDSYRMYAAIARLCQSPVSWYCSGPEQKYMLRQVKAMDFNLVDKSRRQRGYAEKAGYTSQDKDGKPILNDDMDVALLMLYGHILYSGTSYAYSLNYFLRAYALDPNNAIINLNIGLAYVHHSLKRQADNRQFMILQGLTFLFDYYNSRIQSTILEERQEAHYNLARVYHMLGVSHLAIKYYLRVLKEADDQESSREDIEIDTAYNLKILCMVTGNKKLANVIARKWLVI